In one window of Dokdonia sp. PRO95 DNA:
- a CDS encoding enoyl-CoA hydratase/isomerase family protein, translating to MTQPYVKTLKANGIATITFFHPAHNSMPSTVLADLESAIQNSGEDEDVKVIILQSGGERTFCAGASFDELKSIEDNVEGKEFFMGFARVILAMRSCPKIIIGRIQGKAVGGGVGLAAATDYCYATKYASIKLSELTIGIGPFVIAPAVERKIGLNGLSDLTLNATEFYSPEWAKEKGLYAALCETSILMDEAVQALAVKLASYNPEAVTAMKKALWEGTDHWPSLLEERAEMSGTLVLSKFTKDTLGAL from the coding sequence ATGACACAACCTTACGTAAAGACATTAAAAGCAAATGGAATCGCTACGATTACATTTTTTCATCCAGCGCATAATAGCATGCCTAGTACTGTACTTGCAGACCTCGAGAGTGCAATACAAAATAGTGGAGAAGATGAAGATGTAAAAGTAATCATACTGCAAAGTGGAGGGGAGCGCACCTTTTGTGCTGGCGCCAGTTTTGATGAGCTTAAAAGCATAGAAGATAATGTAGAAGGGAAAGAATTCTTTATGGGTTTTGCACGGGTGATTCTTGCCATGCGTTCTTGTCCTAAGATTATCATAGGTCGTATTCAAGGTAAAGCAGTAGGAGGTGGCGTAGGTCTTGCAGCTGCAACAGATTATTGCTATGCAACTAAGTATGCGAGTATAAAACTAAGCGAACTCACCATAGGTATAGGACCGTTTGTAATTGCTCCCGCTGTTGAACGCAAGATAGGGTTGAATGGACTAAGCGACTTGACACTAAATGCAACAGAGTTTTATAGCCCAGAATGGGCTAAAGAAAAAGGACTGTATGCAGCCCTTTGTGAAACTTCTATTTTAATGGATGAAGCGGTACAAGCACTAGCTGTAAAACTTGCTTCATACAACCCAGAAGCGGTTACCGCTATGAAAAAAGCATTATGGGAAGGAACAGACCACTGGCCATCACTTCTAGAAGAACGTGCTGAGATGAGTGGTACTTTAGTGTTAAGTAAGTTTACAAAAGATACACTGGGAGCGTTGTAA
- a CDS encoding GSCFA domain-containing protein yields the protein MKLQTQIPLEPAARQFGYDHKLLLLGSCFAQNIGDKLAYYKFQAVTNPFGIIFNPVALERLVADAVANKTYTEADVFELDGVWKSFYAHSDKNALTRLGAVIHLQEAQQLLRQQLIESSHLFVTLGTAWVYKHLERDEVVANCHKVPQQAFTRKLLSVTEIQGSLSRICELVKTLNPQIEIAFTVSPVRHIKDGIVENTRSKSHLLTAVHQLVDSREASYFPAYEIVMDELRDYRFYTSDMVHPSEQAVTYVWERFVEVYAFAKAQQTMKKVAQIKQGLAHRPFNEDSAAHQKFLVKLEGQKEKLVQEFPWMRF from the coding sequence ATGAAACTACAGACCCAAATACCGCTAGAGCCTGCTGCTCGTCAATTTGGGTATGATCATAAATTATTGTTGTTAGGTTCTTGCTTTGCGCAGAACATAGGTGACAAGCTAGCATATTATAAATTCCAAGCGGTTACAAATCCGTTTGGAATTATTTTTAATCCCGTCGCACTAGAACGATTAGTAGCAGATGCTGTTGCAAATAAAACCTATACAGAAGCAGACGTCTTTGAACTAGACGGAGTCTGGAAATCTTTTTATGCACACAGCGACAAAAACGCCCTTACGAGACTAGGAGCTGTGATACACTTACAAGAGGCGCAGCAATTGCTCAGGCAACAGCTTATAGAGTCTTCTCATCTATTTGTCACACTAGGTACTGCTTGGGTTTATAAACATCTTGAACGTGATGAGGTGGTGGCCAACTGTCACAAGGTTCCTCAACAGGCATTTACTAGAAAACTCCTTTCTGTCACCGAAATTCAAGGAAGTCTGTCTCGTATTTGTGAGCTGGTAAAAACACTTAATCCACAAATTGAGATTGCTTTTACAGTGTCGCCAGTGCGTCATATTAAAGATGGTATAGTAGAAAATACTCGCAGCAAATCACATTTACTTACAGCAGTTCATCAACTTGTAGATAGTCGTGAGGCGAGTTATTTTCCGGCTTATGAGATTGTGATGGATGAGTTACGTGACTATCGCTTTTATACAAGTGATATGGTTCACCCATCTGAGCAGGCTGTTACCTATGTATGGGAGCGTTTTGTAGAAGTGTACGCTTTCGCGAAAGCGCAACAAACAATGAAAAAAGTAGCTCAAATCAAACAAGGGTTAGCTCACAGACCTTTTAATGAAGACAGCGCTGCGCACCAAAAATTCTTGGTAAAATTAGAGGGTCAAAAAGAAAAGCTAGTTCAAGAATTTCCGTGGATGAGGTTTTAA
- a CDS encoding DUF5522 domain-containing protein produces MSYLKKHIPIEDGDYYLTPEGYKCFTEQYHLKRGYCCESGCRHCPYGYSKKTNSQN; encoded by the coding sequence ATGTCCTACTTAAAAAAACATATTCCTATAGAAGATGGCGATTACTACCTAACGCCAGAGGGCTACAAATGTTTTACAGAACAATATCATCTTAAACGTGGTTATTGCTGTGAAAGCGGTTGCCGTCATTGTCCGTATGGGTATAGCAAGAAAACCAACAGCCAGAACTAA
- a CDS encoding aromatic amino acid hydroxylase — MEIPVTSNPLLDRLPKHLGQYIKAQDYDQYTPINQAVWRYVMRKNVAHLSQVAHESYMSGLKKTGISIDNIPSMYGMNRILKEIGWAAVAVDGFIPPNAFMEFQAYKVLVIASDIRQLENIEYTPAPDIIHEGAGHAPIIASPDYAEYLRRFGEIGARAISNAHDMDMYEAVRKLSILKEAEGIAQKDIDAAEDEVNRLQQMTVEPSEIALIRNLHWWTVEYGLIGTLEDPKLYGAGLLSSLGESKHCLTDAVKKLPYSIDAAYQEFDITQMQPQLFVTPDFGYLMEVLEEFAETMALRRGGWRGVQKLIDCKQLGSIELNTGLQVSGNFSNMIQDEDNRVVYFETHGPSALSYRGKELIGLGTDHFRKGFSSPLGKLKRSSMAIENMSPRDLKAFEIYEGGINSFEFESGITVTGMITTGTRSVDGTLLVVHFDGCEVSYKGDKLISRKNGPFDMAIGTSVVSAFAGAADHDSFEIKSQVSTTTTIQHELSEEDKKLNEFYKEVRTQRESGAPQETTLLTIFQTVQKQYPSDWLLSLEIFELTRNKEVLAHLESLMISRANIAHLIKDGLSLVMEDNGVIQ; from the coding sequence ATGGAAATACCAGTTACATCAAACCCGTTATTAGATCGTCTGCCTAAGCATTTAGGACAATATATCAAGGCGCAAGATTATGATCAATACACTCCTATCAACCAAGCAGTGTGGAGATATGTGATGCGTAAAAATGTAGCTCATTTAAGTCAGGTGGCTCATGAGAGCTATATGTCTGGTCTTAAAAAAACAGGGATTTCTATAGATAACATCCCTTCTATGTACGGGATGAATCGCATTCTTAAAGAAATAGGGTGGGCTGCTGTCGCGGTAGATGGTTTTATACCTCCTAATGCTTTTATGGAATTTCAAGCATACAAGGTGCTTGTGATTGCTAGTGACATACGCCAACTAGAAAATATAGAATACACACCTGCACCAGATATTATACATGAAGGTGCTGGTCATGCTCCTATTATTGCAAGTCCAGATTATGCAGAGTACCTGCGCAGATTTGGAGAAATAGGTGCTCGTGCCATATCAAATGCACATGATATGGATATGTATGAAGCAGTACGCAAGCTATCTATTTTAAAAGAAGCAGAGGGTATTGCTCAAAAGGATATAGACGCTGCCGAAGATGAGGTAAACCGCCTGCAGCAAATGACGGTAGAACCATCTGAAATTGCTTTAATAAGAAACCTTCACTGGTGGACCGTAGAGTATGGACTTATAGGAACACTAGAAGATCCTAAATTATATGGCGCTGGATTATTATCATCACTAGGTGAGAGTAAACATTGCCTTACTGATGCTGTAAAAAAACTACCTTATAGCATAGATGCTGCTTATCAAGAATTTGACATCACGCAGATGCAACCTCAGCTATTTGTCACTCCAGATTTTGGGTACTTAATGGAAGTACTAGAAGAATTTGCAGAGACTATGGCACTTAGACGTGGTGGATGGCGAGGTGTTCAAAAACTTATAGACTGCAAGCAACTAGGCTCTATCGAGCTTAACACTGGACTGCAAGTAAGTGGGAATTTTAGTAACATGATTCAAGATGAAGACAACCGCGTTGTTTATTTTGAAACTCATGGTCCTAGTGCACTCTCTTACAGAGGTAAGGAGCTCATTGGATTAGGAACAGATCATTTTAGAAAAGGATTCTCTTCTCCCTTAGGGAAGCTCAAGCGTAGCTCTATGGCTATCGAAAATATGAGTCCAAGAGATCTTAAAGCTTTTGAAATTTACGAAGGCGGCATAAACTCCTTTGAGTTTGAAAGTGGCATTACCGTGACAGGAATGATTACCACTGGTACTCGTAGTGTAGATGGCACCTTGCTCGTAGTTCATTTTGATGGCTGCGAAGTTTCATACAAAGGTGATAAACTTATCTCACGTAAGAATGGGCCTTTTGATATGGCCATAGGAACCTCTGTAGTTTCTGCTTTTGCAGGAGCAGCAGATCATGATTCGTTTGAGATAAAAAGTCAAGTGAGTACCACCACCACCATACAACATGAACTATCTGAAGAAGACAAAAAACTCAACGAATTCTACAAAGAAGTAAGAACTCAACGAGAAAGTGGAGCTCCACAAGAAACAACTCTCTTAACGATATTTCAAACAGTACAGAAACAGTATCCTTCTGACTGGCTTTTATCGCTTGAGATATTTGAGCTTACGCGAAACAAGGAAGTGCTAGCACACTTAGAATCTCTCATGATTTCTAGAGCAAATATTGCACACCTCATAAAAGACGGACTAAGCCTAGTAATGGAAGATAATGGGGTTATTCAGTAA
- a CDS encoding DUF4136 domain-containing protein, with amino-acid sequence MKALRLLPLLGAVLLLASCSTVRVASDYDKETNFNEYKTFAFYKPGIDKAEISDLDKKRVLRAIESEMMAKGFTKSENPTVLVSIFTKAKERIDVYQNNFGFRGGWGGFWGPWGGPWGWNGGFNNNTVARSTQGTLYIDLIDANKNQLIWQGQGTAPLVTGDVDKREERINLIVQEILGVYPPQVAGN; translated from the coding sequence ATGAAAGCACTTAGACTTTTACCATTACTGGGAGCCGTACTCTTACTGGCTTCATGTAGCACTGTGCGCGTAGCTTCTGACTACGACAAGGAAACAAACTTTAACGAGTACAAAACCTTTGCTTTTTACAAACCAGGAATAGACAAAGCAGAGATTTCTGACTTAGATAAAAAACGTGTACTCCGCGCTATTGAATCTGAGATGATGGCAAAAGGTTTTACAAAATCTGAAAATCCTACGGTACTCGTAAGCATATTTACAAAAGCGAAAGAACGTATCGATGTGTACCAAAACAACTTTGGCTTCCGTGGGGGCTGGGGAGGTTTCTGGGGACCATGGGGAGGCCCCTGGGGCTGGAACGGTGGTTTTAACAATAACACCGTTGCAAGATCTACTCAAGGTACATTATACATTGACTTAATTGACGCAAATAAAAATCAGCTTATCTGGCAAGGACAGGGTACAGCACCACTAGTTACTGGCGACGTAGATAAGCGTGAAGAACGCATTAACCTAATCGTTCAAGAAATTTTAGGTGTATATCCTCCACAAGTAGCAGGAAATTAA
- the alaS gene encoding alanine--tRNA ligase, translated as MKSQEVRKQFLDFFESKKHTIVPSAPMVLKDDPTLMFTNAGMVPFKEYFLGNATPKNTRLSDTQKCLRVSGKHNDLEEVGKDTYHHTMFEMLGNWSFGDYFKEEAIAWAWEFLTEVVKIDKDSLYVSVFEGDKEDGLDRDQEAFDIWKQRIDEDRIIDGNKKDNFWEMGAQGPCGPCSEIHVDIRSAEEKAKVDGKTLINMDHPHVVEIWNLVFMQYNRLADGSLVKLPNQHVDTGMGFERLCMVLQGVQSNYDTDVFTPLMSEIETITNSKCGNDEEIDIAVRVIADHVRAVSFSIADGQLPSNTGAGYVIRRILRRAIRYGFTFLDTKEPFIYKLVATLVKQMGDAFPELKSQKNLITNVIREEEASFLRTLDKGLLLLDNVIAATKGDTVSGDKAFELYDTYGFPIDLTALILSEKNLKLDEKGFEAALKEQKDRSRAATKVETDDWNILQEDAEEEFIGYDTLEASVKITRYRKTESKKDGELYQLVFNLTPFYPEGGGQVGDKGYLETPSGEVVYIIDTKKENNLIIHLAKNLPRSTEGTFKAVVDVKQRSRTAANHTATHLLHQGLRKILGTHVEQKGSMVHSRNLRFDFSHFSKVTSEELKEVEDFVNARIRENLSLEEQRGIPYDQAIQEGAIALFGEKYGDAVRTIRFGKSMELCGGTHVKNTGDIWHFKITSEGAVASGIRRIEAITSDAAKDYFTSETEAYNQVKATLKGNQDPVKAITSLLDENAALKKQVEALIKEKAQNLSGDLAKEFVDIDGVDFLAKKVDLDAGAIKDLAFKLGENKDNVFLLFGTEQNGKALLSCYISKELVASKNLNAGTVVRELGKHIQGGGGGQPFFATAGGKNPAGIDAAIAEVKNYLV; from the coding sequence ATGAAATCTCAAGAGGTACGTAAACAGTTTCTAGACTTTTTTGAATCCAAAAAACATACCATAGTGCCCTCTGCACCAATGGTTTTAAAGGATGACCCCACGTTAATGTTTACAAACGCGGGAATGGTGCCCTTTAAAGAATATTTTTTAGGTAATGCCACGCCAAAGAATACAAGACTCTCAGATACTCAAAAATGTTTGCGTGTTTCTGGTAAACATAATGACCTCGAGGAAGTAGGTAAAGACACCTATCATCACACGATGTTTGAGATGCTGGGTAACTGGTCTTTTGGAGATTACTTTAAGGAAGAGGCGATCGCTTGGGCTTGGGAATTCTTAACGGAAGTAGTTAAGATTGATAAAGACAGTCTATATGTGAGTGTTTTTGAAGGAGATAAAGAGGATGGATTAGATAGAGATCAAGAAGCTTTTGATATCTGGAAGCAGCGCATTGATGAGGATAGAATCATCGATGGAAATAAAAAGGATAACTTCTGGGAGATGGGAGCGCAAGGACCTTGCGGGCCATGTTCAGAAATACACGTAGACATAAGATCTGCCGAAGAAAAAGCAAAAGTAGACGGAAAGACCCTCATCAATATGGATCATCCACATGTAGTGGAAATCTGGAACTTGGTATTCATGCAGTACAATCGTCTTGCAGATGGATCGCTTGTAAAGCTTCCTAATCAGCATGTAGATACTGGAATGGGATTTGAGCGTTTATGTATGGTGCTTCAAGGAGTGCAGTCTAATTATGATACAGACGTTTTTACTCCACTAATGAGCGAGATTGAAACCATCACAAACTCAAAGTGTGGTAATGATGAAGAAATAGATATTGCAGTACGAGTAATCGCAGATCATGTAAGAGCTGTGTCATTCTCAATTGCAGATGGGCAGTTGCCTTCTAATACTGGGGCTGGCTATGTAATACGTAGAATCTTACGACGTGCCATTCGTTACGGGTTTACATTCCTTGATACTAAGGAACCATTTATTTACAAGCTTGTAGCAACACTTGTAAAACAAATGGGTGATGCATTTCCAGAACTTAAATCACAGAAAAATTTAATTACAAATGTGATACGTGAAGAGGAAGCTTCCTTTTTACGTACGCTAGATAAAGGATTACTGCTGCTTGACAATGTGATTGCAGCTACAAAGGGTGATACCGTTTCTGGAGATAAAGCTTTTGAACTTTATGATACCTACGGATTCCCAATAGATCTTACAGCACTTATACTTAGTGAGAAAAACTTAAAGCTTGATGAGAAAGGCTTTGAGGCTGCTCTTAAAGAGCAAAAGGACCGTTCTCGTGCAGCAACCAAGGTGGAGACAGACGACTGGAATATCTTACAGGAAGATGCTGAAGAGGAATTCATAGGCTACGATACTCTAGAAGCATCTGTAAAAATCACTCGCTACCGTAAGACAGAGAGTAAAAAAGACGGGGAGTTATATCAACTAGTATTTAATCTTACGCCATTCTATCCAGAAGGAGGAGGGCAAGTAGGTGATAAAGGATATCTAGAAACTCCAAGCGGAGAGGTGGTTTACATCATAGATACAAAGAAAGAAAACAACCTTATTATACACCTTGCCAAAAACCTCCCAAGATCTACCGAGGGAACGTTTAAGGCAGTGGTAGATGTGAAGCAACGTAGCCGTACGGCTGCAAACCATACGGCAACACACTTATTACACCAAGGGCTTCGTAAGATACTAGGAACACACGTGGAGCAAAAGGGAAGTATGGTACATAGCAGAAACCTACGTTTTGACTTCTCTCACTTTTCTAAAGTGACAAGCGAGGAGTTAAAAGAGGTAGAAGATTTTGTAAATGCACGCATACGCGAAAATCTATCTCTAGAAGAGCAACGTGGTATTCCTTATGATCAAGCTATACAAGAAGGAGCGATAGCATTATTTGGAGAAAAGTATGGAGATGCTGTAAGGACCATACGCTTTGGGAAGTCTATGGAGCTTTGTGGTGGTACACACGTAAAAAATACAGGAGACATCTGGCATTTCAAAATAACTTCAGAAGGGGCAGTGGCCTCTGGTATACGCCGCATAGAAGCAATTACTAGCGATGCTGCCAAAGATTACTTTACATCAGAAACCGAAGCCTATAATCAAGTAAAAGCAACCCTTAAAGGGAATCAAGATCCAGTAAAAGCGATTACTAGCCTACTCGATGAGAATGCTGCTTTAAAAAAGCAAGTAGAAGCACTTATAAAAGAGAAAGCTCAAAACTTAAGTGGTGATCTAGCAAAAGAATTTGTAGACATAGATGGTGTAGATTTCTTAGCAAAAAAGGTAGATCTAGATGCGGGAGCTATTAAAGATCTTGCTTTTAAATTAGGAGAGAATAAAGACAACGTATTCTTGTTATTTGGAACAGAGCAAAACGGTAAAGCATTACTAAGTTGCTACATCTCAAAAGAGCTTGTCGCTTCAAAAAATCTGAACGCAGGTACTGTCGTGCGTGAGTTAGGAAAGCACATCCAAGGTGGAGGAGGAGGACAACCTTTCTTTGCAACTGCAGGAGGTAAAAATCCAGCAGGTATAGACGCTGCCATTGCAGAGGTTAAGAACTATCTTGTATAA
- a CDS encoding pyridoxal-phosphate dependent enzyme translates to MNLTSENQFISETNGYSLSIKREDLLHPTVSGNKFRKLKYNLIQAREEGFETLLTFGGAYSNHIAATAAAGQLEGFKTIGVIRGEELGVNLAKTLESNPTLAFAHECGMKFHFISREEYREKDEVRFRESITTTFNNPFIIPEGGTNELAIKGCEEILTEDDTDFDYICCPIGTAGTISGIINSLKPHQTAIGFPALKGNWVADEVRKYANNEQWEVIANYHFGGYAKVNGDLINFINEFHSKHQVLLDPIYTGKMLYGISELMKGGYFRENSRILAVHTGGLQGIAGMNIQLAKKGLPLID, encoded by the coding sequence GTGAATCTTACTTCAGAAAATCAATTTATTTCAGAAACTAATGGCTATTCCCTTTCTATTAAAAGGGAGGACTTACTGCATCCTACAGTTTCTGGAAACAAGTTTAGAAAACTTAAATATAACCTTATACAAGCCCGAGAAGAGGGTTTTGAAACCTTACTCACTTTTGGAGGAGCTTACTCAAACCATATTGCTGCTACAGCTGCGGCTGGGCAATTAGAGGGTTTTAAAACTATAGGTGTTATACGTGGAGAAGAGCTAGGTGTTAATCTTGCTAAAACGCTTGAAAGTAATCCTACACTGGCATTTGCACATGAGTGTGGGATGAAATTTCACTTTATATCAAGAGAAGAATACCGAGAAAAAGATGAGGTACGCTTTCGCGAAAGCATAACAACAACCTTTAATAATCCGTTTATAATTCCCGAAGGCGGAACTAACGAGCTTGCTATCAAAGGTTGTGAAGAGATCTTAACTGAAGATGATACAGACTTTGACTACATATGTTGTCCCATAGGAACTGCGGGAACAATTTCTGGTATTATTAATAGTCTCAAGCCACATCAAACAGCAATAGGTTTTCCAGCACTCAAGGGAAATTGGGTGGCAGATGAAGTGAGAAAATATGCAAATAATGAGCAGTGGGAGGTTATTGCCAACTATCATTTTGGTGGATATGCAAAGGTGAATGGTGATCTCATTAACTTTATAAATGAATTTCATTCAAAGCATCAGGTTTTACTAGATCCTATTTATACGGGTAAGATGCTTTATGGCATTTCAGAGCTTATGAAAGGTGGGTATTTCCGCGAGAATTCTCGTATTTTAGCCGTTCATACGGGAGGTTTACAAGGTATTGCAGGAATGAACATCCAGCTTGCCAAAAAAGGGCTTCCACTCATAGACTAA
- a CDS encoding rhodanese-like domain-containing protein produces MGLFSNFFGKKQRKLDDFFSRDAVIIDVRSKAEYDSGAIPGSKHIPVQNIAAQATTIKKWNKPVICVCASGGRSATAAAVLRSKGIEAMNGGGWLSLYKKMIT; encoded by the coding sequence ATGGGGTTATTCAGTAATTTTTTTGGTAAGAAACAGCGGAAACTTGATGACTTCTTTAGTAGAGATGCTGTTATCATAGACGTGCGATCAAAAGCCGAATATGATAGCGGCGCCATCCCTGGCTCTAAACACATACCTGTGCAAAACATAGCCGCCCAAGCCACAACGATTAAAAAATGGAACAAACCTGTAATATGCGTTTGTGCCAGCGGTGGCCGGAGTGCTACAGCCGCAGCCGTCCTTAGGTCAAAAGGTATTGAAGCCATGAATGGTGGCGGATGGCTTTCACTTTATAAAAAAATGATCACCTAA